One region of Olleya sp. Hel_I_94 genomic DNA includes:
- a CDS encoding choice-of-anchor L domain-containing protein — protein sequence MKKTTFILALLFLLTGWQANSQTYLQENFNASIPATWTITDAGAATGDSWISGIQGGFSSLDGTNAAIADSDANGNGTLLLETLTSPVFDASAATALFLDFDQYYRNIGADNAIVEVFDGTAWVEVLNQTASIGGFNAPDQQHIDITAYANANMQVRFIYNDADSWAWYWLIDNVLIYNATCPNPSGLTLDAVTSTSVDLSWTLGGTEAAWEVVVQPAGTGAPTGAGSPATDNTLYTDNTLTPATDYEVYVRANCGADLSIWTGPITFTTDCAIFTPTYLQDFTTIPANCWEVANNGDSTTGPTDLGTSSWANDGYLNNGFTGAYKINLWLAEKSDWLLSPEIDLTGVPYQVEFDFGVMTFGSTTTAGTLGSDDTVELMITTDNGTTWTVLETFDATSVIPATGLHVVQNLTAYSGTTAQFGIRASEGTVDDPTDNDVFVDNFQVRAVPSCPDPLAVTATATGDTTADITWDAGSTETEWQIWIQPAGTGEPTTDGVVTSLNAPYPATGLTPSTPYEVYVRANCGTDGYSVWIGPVNFTTLNTPPPAPVGVSCASGASSTIIFTEDFGNDTNYVPSGWTGTTFADINGDWDITTVNGNSGGTGPNITWDGNAGTHLEYEGSGNTTNVASAITPAIDLSTAVDGAELSFWMHAFGDNMGTLNIGVSTSQTGPFTSEYTWIGDYQSTADEAWVPIGINLDAYLGQIIYIEISYVGTGDTFESDMAIDQVRVETCGDFCVAPTGITVDAITDTTADVSWTANNGETNWEIVVQPAGTGVPTGSGTPITTNPYTLTGLTASTVNEVYILSDCGNGLSVWAGPINFTTLNTPPPAPVGVTCTSGASTFIFTEDFGNDTNYVPAGWTGTAFTDTNGDWDITTVNANSTGTGPNITWDGNAGTHLEYEGSGNTTNVASAITPAIDLSTAVDGAELSFWMHAFGDNMGTLNIGVSTSQTGPFTTEYTWIGDYQSTADEAWVPIGVNLDAYLGQIVYIEISYVGTGDIFESDMAIDQVRVEACGNFCVAPSNITATSITETSADISWTSNGTETEWNYVIQPAGTGIPTSGTLVTTTTISETGLNPATDYEIYVQSICGADTSTWAGPFTFSTLLQFNFTLDCATDGPQTINYCYESNDTNIFTFSSTDGTALNITFNSGQVEQGWDELIVFDTDGTTDLNALTPYGNNGDVSGLTYQSSGDTISFTVQSDGVFDCGSQGYTPLTVTVNCATCINPVVDFSTTTDCSAGNNQFFVNVDITSIGDALSLNITDNQSTPLQNVMTSGIITMGPYPLDTDVVVTVANADDTNCIVTSSTLNVPVCPPVNDDCLNAIIVTPNADENCTNTTSATLYGATTSTQTNVCTGTANDDVWFQFDAVATDHGIDISNIVGDTVNLNHALYEGPDCDSLTNIYCEATNNSIANGLTIGNTYYIRIYTDGDIPFQDVNFDLCVFTIPPPITTNDTQYTVQELVTDVLVNSPCALINNVTWSTGTDFGTTNGIGYFEANGSSFPFQSGIVMTTGNVLNAPGPETGVLSEGGGSWPGDADLEAFINTDLDGNPGDDVPAGGSNNASLIEFEFTPLIDQLSFNFIFAAEEYGTFQCGFSDAFAFLLTDLTTGNVTNLAVIPGTSDPVSVLSIRDDAYNTSCASSNPTLFDAYYGAGGLPAITNPTNFIGRTVPLTATSAVIPNNPYSIKLVIADDGDTIYDSAVFLEASSFDIGNIDLGNDILISNGLATCEGDSVTLDLGIAPPTNATITWYAVADGITDPIAGENGTSLVVTEQGLYQVDITFTDVSSACFYTDQILVEFFPKPEIETGIITDISACDPDDSGVFSFDLTIFESAIYATQNDIAISYYLTEQNAIDAIDAFTNPTSFTSAPTTIYIRLENTITGCFETTSFNLLFNISPETSFNLDVPYEVCPNATSPIAITADAINYIESEVSIKWYNEGVEIAGQTGLSLNTVLTAGEYEIEVTFNDTGCSKSEFVTVVELENCTIPQGISPGVSPGLNDNFDLSSFDVQSLEIYNRNGTLVYSKTNYVNEWEGQSNAGDELPVGTYYYVMKYQGNKTKASWVYINR from the coding sequence ATGAAAAAAACTACGTTCATTTTAGCTTTACTATTTCTACTAACAGGATGGCAAGCTAATTCACAAACTTATTTACAAGAAAATTTTAATGCCTCCATACCTGCAACCTGGACGATAACAGATGCAGGAGCAGCAACAGGTGATTCATGGATTTCTGGAATTCAAGGAGGTTTTTCAAGCTTAGATGGCACAAATGCAGCTATAGCAGATAGTGATGCAAACGGAAACGGTACGTTATTATTAGAAACGTTAACCTCTCCTGTTTTTGATGCTTCGGCAGCAACTGCACTATTTCTAGATTTTGACCAATATTACAGAAATATTGGAGCAGACAATGCTATCGTTGAGGTTTTTGATGGTACTGCTTGGGTCGAAGTATTAAATCAAACCGCTAGTATAGGCGGTTTTAATGCACCTGACCAACAACATATAGATATTACAGCCTATGCTAACGCTAACATGCAAGTTAGATTCATATATAATGATGCCGATTCTTGGGCTTGGTATTGGCTAATTGACAATGTGCTTATATACAACGCTACATGTCCAAACCCTTCAGGACTTACTTTAGATGCAGTAACATCTACATCTGTAGATTTATCTTGGACCTTAGGAGGGACAGAAGCTGCTTGGGAAGTAGTTGTTCAACCAGCTGGAACAGGAGCTCCAACTGGAGCAGGTTCTCCAGCAACAGACAATACATTATATACGGATAATACTTTAACTCCTGCAACAGACTACGAAGTGTATGTTAGAGCTAATTGTGGTGCAGACTTAAGTATTTGGACAGGTCCAATAACTTTTACAACCGACTGTGCAATATTTACACCAACATATTTACAAGACTTTACAACCATTCCAGCAAACTGTTGGGAAGTAGCTAATAATGGAGATTCAACAACAGGTCCTACAGACCTAGGAACTTCTTCATGGGCTAACGATGGCTATTTAAACAATGGTTTTACTGGAGCTTATAAAATCAACCTATGGTTAGCAGAAAAAAGTGATTGGCTGCTAAGTCCAGAAATTGACTTAACAGGTGTTCCTTATCAGGTAGAATTTGATTTTGGAGTTATGACTTTTGGTAGTACAACTACCGCAGGAACTTTAGGATCTGATGATACAGTAGAATTAATGATTACTACAGATAATGGTACAACATGGACTGTATTAGAAACTTTTGATGCAACATCCGTGATTCCGGCAACAGGATTACATGTAGTACAAAATTTAACTGCTTATTCTGGTACTACTGCTCAGTTTGGTATTAGAGCATCAGAAGGAACTGTTGATGATCCAACAGATAACGATGTATTTGTAGATAATTTTCAAGTACGCGCAGTACCATCTTGTCCAGACCCATTAGCTGTAACAGCAACTGCGACAGGAGATACAACAGCAGATATTACTTGGGATGCTGGATCAACAGAAACAGAATGGCAAATTTGGATACAACCAGCAGGAACTGGAGAGCCAACAACAGATGGTGTAGTAACCTCATTAAACGCACCATATCCAGCAACAGGATTAACACCTAGCACACCATATGAAGTTTACGTGAGAGCAAATTGCGGTACTGATGGATATAGTGTATGGATTGGTCCAGTAAACTTTACAACATTAAACACACCACCACCTGCTCCAGTAGGAGTATCATGTGCTTCTGGCGCATCTTCTACAATTATCTTTACAGAAGATTTTGGTAATGATACTAATTATGTGCCATCAGGATGGACAGGAACCACTTTTGCTGATATCAATGGAGATTGGGATATTACAACTGTAAATGGAAACTCTGGTGGAACAGGTCCAAATATTACATGGGATGGAAATGCAGGAACACACCTTGAATATGAAGGCTCAGGAAATACAACTAACGTAGCCTCTGCAATTACACCAGCAATAGACTTATCTACAGCAGTAGATGGTGCAGAATTATCGTTTTGGATGCATGCATTTGGAGATAATATGGGAACCTTAAATATTGGTGTTAGCACTTCTCAAACAGGACCTTTTACTTCAGAATATACTTGGATAGGTGACTATCAATCAACAGCAGATGAAGCTTGGGTACCAATTGGTATTAACTTAGATGCTTACTTGGGTCAAATCATTTATATCGAAATTAGCTATGTAGGAACAGGAGACACGTTTGAGAGTGATATGGCAATTGACCAAGTGAGAGTAGAAACGTGTGGTGATTTTTGTGTTGCTCCAACAGGTATAACTGTTGATGCAATTACAGACACAACTGCAGATGTATCATGGACTGCTAATAATGGTGAAACAAATTGGGAAATAGTAGTACAACCAGCAGGTACAGGAGTACCAACGGGATCTGGAACACCTATTACTACCAACCCTTATACATTAACAGGTTTAACCGCAAGTACAGTTAATGAGGTTTATATTCTTTCTGATTGTGGTAATGGCTTAAGTGTTTGGGCAGGACCAATTAACTTTACAACATTAAACACACCACCACCTGCTCCAGTAGGCGTAACATGTACTTCTGGTGCATCTACTTTTATCTTTACAGAAGATTTTGGTAATGACACCAACTATGTGCCTGCAGGATGGACAGGAACTGCATTTACAGATACTAATGGAGATTGGGATATTACAACCGTAAATGCAAACTCAACAGGAACTGGTCCAAACATTACATGGGACGGAAATGCAGGAACACACCTTGAATATGAAGGTTCAGGAAACACAACTAATGTAGCCTCTGCTATTACACCAGCAATAGACTTATCTACAGCAGTAGATGGTGCAGAATTATCGTTTTGGATGCATGCATTTGGAGATAATATGGGAACTTTAAATATTGGTGTAAGCACCTCTCAAACAGGACCTTTTACTACTGAGTATACTTGGATAGGTGATTACCAATCAACAGCAGACGAAGCTTGGGTACCTATTGGTGTTAATTTAGATGCCTACTTAGGACAGATAGTGTACATTGAAATTAGCTATGTAGGTACTGGTGATATTTTTGAAAGCGATATGGCAATTGACCAAGTGCGAGTAGAAGCTTGTGGAAACTTTTGCGTAGCACCAAGTAATATTACTGCAACATCAATTACTGAAACTTCAGCAGATATATCTTGGACATCAAATGGAACAGAGACAGAATGGAATTATGTTATACAACCAGCAGGAACAGGAATACCAACTTCTGGTACGTTAGTAACAACAACCACAATTTCAGAGACAGGATTAAATCCAGCAACGGATTACGAGATTTATGTACAATCGATTTGTGGAGCAGATACAAGTACTTGGGCTGGTCCGTTTACCTTTTCAACATTATTACAATTTAACTTTACTTTAGATTGTGCGACGGATGGACCACAAACAATTAACTACTGTTATGAAAGTAACGATACAAACATCTTTACATTTAGCTCTACGGATGGTACAGCATTAAATATCACATTTAACTCTGGACAAGTAGAGCAAGGATGGGATGAGTTAATCGTATTTGATACAGACGGAACAACAGACCTTAATGCATTAACACCATATGGAAATAATGGAGATGTTTCAGGGTTGACATATCAATCGTCAGGAGACACTATTTCTTTTACTGTACAATCAGATGGTGTATTTGATTGTGGTTCTCAAGGCTATACACCATTAACAGTTACAGTAAATTGTGCAACTTGTATTAATCCTGTTGTAGACTTTTCTACAACTACCGACTGTAGTGCAGGAAACAATCAATTTTTTGTTAACGTTGATATAACTAGTATAGGAGATGCATTAAGCTTAAATATTACAGACAACCAAAGTACTCCATTACAAAACGTAATGACTAGTGGTATTATAACAATGGGACCATATCCATTGGACACAGATGTAGTAGTTACAGTTGCAAATGCGGATGATACAAATTGTATTGTAACAAGTAGCACATTAAATGTTCCTGTTTGCCCTCCAGTAAATGATGATTGTTTAAATGCTATTATAGTCACACCAAACGCAGACGAGAATTGTACTAATACAACAAGCGCAACATTATATGGAGCAACAACTTCAACACAAACAAATGTTTGTACTGGAACAGCAAATGACGACGTTTGGTTTCAGTTTGATGCTGTTGCAACCGATCACGGAATTGACATAAGTAACATCGTTGGAGATACGGTTAATTTAAACCATGCACTTTATGAAGGTCCTGATTGTGACTCTTTAACTAATATTTATTGTGAGGCTACAAACAATAGCATAGCAAATGGGTTAACAATAGGTAATACTTACTATATTAGAATTTACACAGATGGAGATATTCCTTTTCAAGATGTAAACTTTGATTTATGTGTATTTACAATTCCGCCTCCAATAACAACAAACGACACACAATACACAGTACAAGAATTAGTTACAGATGTATTAGTAAATTCGCCTTGTGCATTAATTAACAACGTTACTTGGTCAACAGGAACCGATTTTGGAACAACTAATGGTATTGGATATTTTGAAGCCAACGGATCTTCATTCCCTTTCCAAAGTGGTATTGTTATGACAACAGGAAACGTATTAAATGCACCAGGTCCAGAGACAGGTGTATTAAGTGAAGGTGGAGGATCTTGGCCAGGAGATGCAGACTTAGAGGCTTTTATTAATACAGATTTAGACGGAAATCCAGGAGATGATGTACCTGCAGGAGGATCTAACAACGCATCATTAATTGAGTTCGAATTTACTCCGTTAATTGATCAGCTATCTTTTAATTTTATTTTTGCAGCAGAAGAATATGGAACTTTTCAATGTGGATTCTCTGATGCATTTGCATTTTTATTAACAGACTTAACAACTGGTAATGTTACAAACCTTGCTGTAATACCAGGCACTTCAGATCCAGTTTCGGTACTTTCAATAAGAGACGACGCTTATAATACTAGTTGTGCATCCTCTAACCCAACACTATTTGATGCATACTATGGAGCAGGAGGATTACCAGCAATTACTAATCCAACAAACTTTATTGGAAGAACAGTACCATTAACAGCAACTTCTGCTGTGATACCTAACAATCCATATAGTATCAAATTGGTTATCGCAGATGATGGTGATACTATTTACGACTCGGCTGTATTTTTAGAAGCTAGTAGTTTTGATATTGGAAATATTGACCTTGGAAATGACATTTTAATTAGTAATGGATTAGCAACTTGCGAAGGTGATAGCGTAACACTAGACTTAGGTATTGCTCCACCAACAAACGCAACCATAACATGGTATGCGGTTGCAGACGGAATTACAGACCCAATTGCAGGTGAAAACGGAACCTCTTTAGTTGTTACTGAACAAGGACTATATCAAGTAGATATTACATTTACAGACGTAAGTTCAGCTTGTTTTTATACAGATCAGATTTTGGTTGAATTTTTTCCGAAACCGGAAATTGAAACAGGTATAATTACAGATATCTCAGCTTGTGATCCAGATGATAGTGGTGTTTTCTCGTTTGATTTAACAATATTTGAATCAGCTATTTATGCCACACAAAATGATATTGCAATAAGCTATTATTTAACCGAACAAAATGCAATTGATGCAATAGATGCTTTTACTAACCCAACCAGTTTCACATCAGCACCTACAACAATATATATTAGGTTAGAAAATACAATTACAGGATGTTTTGAAACCACATCATTTAACTTATTATTTAATATAAGTCCAGAAACATCATTTAATTTAGATGTGCCTTATGAAGTTTGTCCAAACGCAACATCACCAATTGCAATCACTGCAGACGCTATTAATTATATTGAAAGCGAAGTAAGTATCAAGTGGTACAACGAAGGTGTTGAGATTGCTGGTCAAACAGGTTTATCATTAAATACTGTTTTAACTGCAGGAGAGTATGAAATTGAAGTTACATTTAATGATACAGGATGTTCTAAGTCAGAATTTGTAACAGTAGTAGAGTTAGAAAACTGTACAATACCACAAGGTATCTCTCCAGGTGTATCACCAGGATTAAATGACAATTTTGATTTAAGTAGTTTTGATGTACAAAGCTTAGAGATTTACAACCGTAATGGTACTTTAGTTTACTCTAAAACAAATTATGTAAACGAATGGGAAGGACAATCTAACGCAGGTGACGAGTTACCAGTTGGAACGTACTACTACGTAATGAAGTATCAAGGAAACAAAACAAAAGCCTCTTGGGTATATATAAACAGATAA
- a CDS encoding type IX secretion system membrane protein PorP/SprF, whose protein sequence is MKKIIYIVFLVFIGVQAQQDPQYTQYMYNMNVVNPAYAGSTDGVAIGALYRSQWVGLEGAPTTGTLTLHSPVGKNVGLGLSLISDEVGPVSETNAYVDFSYTIPVGTKTKLAFGLKAGATFHDIGLAGLDLIDANDPFFSENINEVTPNIGAGLYFYKPSKFYISASMPNILNSVHLDANGFKIGSETQHFFGAAGYVFDLSENFKLKPHALAKVAFDAPVSFDVNLNLFMYDFVEVGAGYRLDDSFSGMINFLVAPNLRIGYAYDSIQSQLDVVTNSSHEIFINFDINLPRKVSRSPRYF, encoded by the coding sequence ATGAAAAAAATAATATATATCGTATTCCTAGTGTTTATAGGTGTACAAGCCCAACAAGATCCACAGTACACACAGTACATGTATAACATGAATGTGGTTAATCCAGCATATGCAGGATCGACAGATGGTGTTGCCATAGGCGCACTATACAGAAGCCAATGGGTTGGATTAGAAGGAGCACCAACTACAGGAACACTAACCCTACATTCGCCAGTTGGTAAGAATGTAGGATTGGGACTATCATTAATAAGTGATGAAGTAGGACCAGTAAGCGAGACGAATGCTTATGTTGATTTTTCTTACACCATACCTGTAGGAACAAAAACTAAATTAGCATTTGGATTAAAAGCAGGAGCTACGTTTCATGACATTGGATTAGCAGGATTAGATTTAATAGATGCTAATGATCCCTTTTTCTCAGAAAACATTAATGAAGTTACTCCAAATATTGGAGCGGGATTATATTTTTACAAACCAAGTAAGTTTTATATTTCTGCCTCTATGCCTAACATTTTAAACTCTGTGCATTTAGATGCTAATGGTTTTAAAATAGGATCAGAGACGCAACACTTTTTTGGAGCAGCAGGATACGTATTTGATTTATCAGAAAACTTTAAGCTAAAGCCACACGCTTTAGCTAAAGTTGCTTTTGATGCGCCAGTAAGTTTTGATGTTAACTTAAACTTATTTATGTATGACTTTGTAGAAGTAGGAGCAGGTTACCGTTTAGACGATTCTTTTAGTGGGATGATTAACTTTTTAGTGGCACCTAATTTAAGAATAGGTTATGCGTATGACAGTATCCAATCACAATTAGATGTTGTAACCAACTCATCACACGAGATTTTTATCAACTTTGATATTAATCTTCCAAGAAAAGTATCACGTTCACCACGTTATTTCTAA
- the pbpC gene encoding penicillin-binding protein 1C, which produces MYRLIAIISKHFKKTIVFFILLVAYFFCLPSILFKDPTATVITSNTNVLLGAQIAKDGQWRFPESDSIPEKFKTCVIAFEDDYFYKHPGFNPISIIKALKENLNSGEVKRGGSTITQQVIRLSRKGKSRTYLEKFKEIILATRLELRHSKEKILSLYASHAPFGGNVVGIDAASWRYYNRNAHDLSWAESATLAVLPNAPSLIYPGKNQKKLLEKRNRLLKKLLENNTIDSLTYNLSLAEILPQKPYPLPQTAPHLLQTISKTNKGKRVKTTVQKQLQEQVNSIVSNHYNILKQNEIYNIAVLVLDVKTRKVLAYVGNAPTDKAHQKNVDIINKPRSTGSILKPFLYAAMLDAGDILPNTLVADIPSQFGNYSPENFNKEFDGAVPAKRALSRSLNVPSVRMLQAFGLDRFHHYLKDLKLKDITYNANHYGLSLILGGAESNLWDLCKSYAAFSSTINHFNDTSSEYFSNEFCEPTFYDSQTIDFGKKTNQKTLFDAASIYLTYQSLKEVNRPEGDDNWEFFDNSKQIAWKTGTSYGFRDAWAIGTTKDYVVGVWVGNADGEGRPGLVGVQSAAPILFDVFDALPNSQWFKKPFDEMQETRICRLSGYRASLNCLDTELQYVQLSGLKTKPCPYHKLIHLDKTNTYQVNTSCEDLNNINTQSWFTLPPLMEYYYKKKNPFYKSLPTFRFDCLGENEVTMQFIYPKNESTIYLPKDFNETKNELVLKVAHSKKNSTLFWYIDKTYIGQTTDIHDIAIKPEIGEHSLVVVDEFGNEIKRNVIISK; this is translated from the coding sequence ATGTATAGGTTAATTGCTATTATTTCAAAACATTTTAAAAAAACAATAGTGTTTTTTATACTATTAGTAGCCTATTTTTTTTGTTTACCAAGTATACTTTTTAAAGATCCAACAGCAACTGTTATTACTAGTAACACTAATGTATTATTAGGTGCTCAAATAGCAAAAGATGGACAGTGGCGTTTTCCAGAAAGCGATAGTATTCCGGAAAAATTTAAAACGTGTGTTATCGCTTTTGAGGATGACTATTTTTATAAACATCCTGGATTTAATCCTATCTCTATAATTAAAGCCTTAAAAGAAAACTTAAATTCTGGTGAAGTCAAACGTGGTGGAAGTACAATTACCCAACAAGTTATTAGGCTATCTAGAAAAGGAAAATCAAGAACCTATTTAGAAAAGTTTAAAGAAATTATTTTAGCCACTAGATTAGAGTTAAGGCATAGTAAAGAAAAAATATTATCGCTTTATGCAAGTCATGCGCCTTTTGGCGGAAATGTTGTTGGTATAGATGCTGCGTCTTGGCGTTATTATAACAGAAACGCTCATGATTTATCATGGGCAGAAAGCGCAACTTTAGCTGTTTTACCCAATGCACCAAGCCTAATTTACCCAGGTAAAAATCAAAAAAAATTACTAGAAAAACGCAACAGGTTATTAAAAAAATTATTAGAAAACAATACTATTGATTCATTAACCTATAATCTTTCTTTAGCTGAAATCTTGCCTCAAAAACCATATCCATTACCACAAACAGCACCTCATTTACTACAAACTATTTCAAAAACTAATAAAGGAAAACGAGTTAAAACAACAGTTCAAAAACAACTTCAAGAACAAGTAAACAGCATTGTTTCTAATCATTATAACATTTTAAAACAAAATGAAATATATAACATTGCAGTTTTAGTTTTAGACGTTAAAACTAGAAAAGTTTTAGCCTATGTTGGTAACGCTCCAACAGATAAAGCACATCAAAAAAATGTAGACATAATTAACAAGCCTAGAAGTACTGGTAGTATCTTAAAACCTTTTTTATATGCTGCTATGCTTGATGCAGGAGATATACTTCCTAACACATTAGTTGCAGACATACCTTCTCAATTTGGAAATTATAGTCCCGAAAATTTTAATAAAGAATTTGATGGAGCTGTTCCTGCAAAACGCGCTTTATCACGCTCTTTAAATGTTCCTTCAGTTAGAATGTTACAAGCGTTTGGTTTAGATAGATTTCATCATTATCTAAAAGATTTAAAACTAAAAGACATAACCTATAATGCAAATCATTACGGATTATCCTTAATTTTAGGTGGAGCAGAAAGTAATTTATGGGATTTATGTAAAAGTTATGCAGCGTTCTCTTCGACTATAAATCATTTTAACGACACTTCAAGCGAGTATTTTTCCAATGAATTTTGCGAACCTACTTTCTACGACTCGCAAACCATTGATTTTGGAAAAAAAACTAATCAAAAAACACTTTTTGATGCTGCCTCAATCTATCTAACGTATCAAAGTTTAAAGGAGGTAAACAGACCAGAAGGCGATGACAATTGGGAGTTTTTTGACAATTCTAAACAAATCGCCTGGAAAACAGGTACTAGCTACGGTTTTAGAGATGCTTGGGCAATTGGTACAACAAAAGATTATGTTGTAGGTGTTTGGGTAGGTAATGCTGACGGAGAAGGTAGACCAGGATTAGTTGGTGTACAATCTGCAGCTCCAATTTTATTTGACGTATTTGATGCGCTTCCAAATAGTCAATGGTTTAAAAAACCTTTTGATGAAATGCAAGAAACTAGAATCTGTAGACTTAGTGGCTACAGAGCCTCGCTTAACTGTTTAGATACAGAGCTTCAATACGTACAACTAAGTGGTCTTAAAACAAAACCGTGTCCTTATCATAAGTTAATTCACCTAGACAAAACAAACACTTATCAGGTTAATACCTCTTGCGAAGATCTAAATAACATTAACACTCAGTCTTGGTTCACACTTCCTCCTTTAATGGAATACTATTATAAAAAAAAGAATCCTTTTTATAAATCACTTCCAACTTTTAGATTTGATTGTTTAGGTGAAAATGAAGTCACAATGCAATTTATTTATCCCAAAAATGAAAGTACTATTTATCTACCTAAGGATTTTAACGAAACGAAGAACGAACTCGTTTTAAAAGTTGCACATTCTAAAAAAAATAGCACTCTTTTTTGGTATATAGACAAAACTTACATTGGTCAAACTACAGATATTCATGATATCGCAATTAAGCCCGAAATTGGAGAACATTCACTTGTTGTAGTCGACGAATTTGGTAATGAAATAAAAAGAAACGTGATAATTTCTAAATAA